In the genome of Ignavibacteriota bacterium, the window CGGCAACTTACACGAACAGAAAAAGGAAACTTTCCGGTGTGGCTTGGTGTTGCAACTGCTAATCCGGGCTTAATGAATCAAAGCGAAATTGCTCAGCAATCATTCTCACCGATGGGAATAAAAACTGTTATCTCAAATCAAAAATCAATAATCGTTTTCGTCGCGGGTGATACAAAAGAACAAACCGTTCAACTTGCTCATAGCGTATTGAAAAATTATTCTGAAAGAATCTCATCAAGAAAAGAGCGGATGGAAACTCTCCTGAATGAGTCATTCATTCAAACATCAAACAAACGGTTTGAAATTGCAATGCAATGGGCAAAACTTTCTCTCGATGCGCTCATCATGAATCAAGTAAAGAAAGGAATATTCGCCGGCTTACCGTGGTTTGATAATTATTGGGGACGAGATACATACATCACGCTTCCCGGTGCAACACTTGTTAACGGAAATTTTTCTGATGCAAAAGAAATTTTAAAATCGTTCGCCGCGTGGCAAGATACAAACAAGAGTAGTGCAAACTACGGACGTATTCCCAATCTTGTTACGACAAATTCGATTGCGTACAACACGGCTGATGGGACTCCAAGATTTGTAATGTCATTGTATGATTATTTCAAATACTCGCTCGATGCAGAATTCCTTCGTGAGATGTATCCGGTCGTCAAGCGTTCCATCGAAGGAACAATAAAGTATCATACCGACTCCATGAATTTTCTTACACATGGAGAAGCAGAAACGTGGATGGATGCAGTCGGACCGGACGGTGCGTGGAGCCCGCGCGGAAATCGTGCAAACGATATTCAGGCGCTTTGGTATAAACAACTCAATGTCGGTTTTCGCCTTGCCGAATTCATGAAAGATGATTCTTCAATGCTGAAGTGGGGAAAGTTTGCCACAAAATTGCAGACAAACTTTATCAAATATTTTTATGATTCATCGAGCGGGATGATTTACGACCATCTGAAACCAAACCATAAACCGGATAAGCAACTCCGACCGAATGCGTTGTTTACGTATTCGATGTTTCCTGAAAAGAATAATTTTGTCAAACCGTTCCGAACGATAACAGAAAATCTTGTTTTTCAACATGGTATTGCTTCACTTTCTCCCGACGATGAAAACTTCCATCCGTTCCATCACTACGAACCGAACTACGTTCCCGATGCCGCTTACCACAACGGCATTGTGTGGACGTGGCTTGCCGGTGCGTGGATTGATTTGGCAACCGAGTTTGGTCTCTCGAACCTCGCGTTCGATGTAACATCAACCATGGCAAAGAATCTCATCGAACGAAATGCAATCGGTACAATTCCTGAACTGATGGATGCGGCGGCGCGCCCGGACGAAATTGAACCGAGAAATTCGGGAACATATTCTCAAGCGTGGAGTTTGGCAGAGTTCATTCGGAATTGTTACCAATCGTATCTCGGCGTGTATGTCAATACAAATTACTTCAAAACATCAGATAATATTTCTTATTTGTCGAAGAATCCGCGAATCCTTTTTGCTCCACGACTTCCGCTTGCTCTTTCAAAAGCAGAATTCAAAGTAACAATCGGCAATCAGCAAATTGTGGTCGAATATAAGAAAACAAAAACGCAATTTGAACTTGCCCTTACTTCGCCACCCGATGCTACGCCGCTACAAATTGAATTTATCGTTCCTCACGACCTCGTTCTCGACGCAACTCCGGAAACTCTTTCTCTGCCGATTTATCGCTTCACCGCTCCGGCAAATAAGCGAACTGTATTTTCCATAGATGAACGATTGGTAACACTCAATCAGAAACGAATCAATCAGAGCGGTGCGATTCCGGCATTACCACCGATTCGGTTTACAGAAATTAAACTTGCAACGCCGCAAGTGAAATCTGACCTTTCCTCACTGAAAGGTCCAACACACACGATGTTGAGGAATTCAGACATCAAGCGAGAATCAAATCAAGCAAACATACTGTTTGATGCCAGCGACCCCGAAGGCGATGATACCGGCACGAGCGGTTTCATTTATCCGCAAACTCCATATTTGCAGGCAAAAAGTTTGGATATTACGCGCTTCACTGTCAGCACAGACGAGAAAAATGTTTTCTTCAAATTGCAGTTTGCCATTCTTTCCAATCCGGGTTGGCATCCTGAGTATGGATTTCAATTGACCTACGTTGCAATCGCAATTGATAAAGATAACAAACTTAACTCCGGTCAAACGGTTGTCGGAATGAATTCAAATTATGTTTTGGAAAACAGAAATGCCTTCGAGCAAATAATTTTTGTTGGCGGGGGAATTCGTTTGGTTGATTCAAAAGGGAAAATCATTGCTGAACATATCCCTGTGGCGGGGGATGAAAAGAATCCGCTCGGAAATGTTTTGACAAAGACAATAGAGTTCTCGTTACCGATTGAACAAATTGGTAAAGCAAGCGAGCAATGGCAATACACCGTTCTCGTCGGCTGTCAGGATGACCACGGCGGCGCGGGCATAGGAGAGTTTCGTTCTGTCAGTTCTGAAGCAGGCGAGTGGATTGGTGGCGGAAAATCAAATCCCAATGCACCGAATGTGTACGATGTAATTCAACCAAAGAAATAATGTTAAATTAACATTCAGATAATGGCTTATGAAAAAATACCCAATACTTGTTCTCATTATTCTTTCAAACATACTTTGTTTCAGTCAGGAAACAGAAACACAGTTCTCGGATGCAATCGAAGACAACTCGTTCTTCATTGAAGAAGCTTACAATCAGGAAGATGGAGTTGTACAACATATTTTTAATTCAACATATTTTACATCTCCCGAAGAGGAATTTGTTTTTACCTTCACTCAGGAATGGTGGGTTGTCAACCAAACCCATCAATTTAGTTACACGATTCCGTACAGTTTAGAATCACGCTCGATTGAAGAACCGGGTGACATCTTGTTAAACTATCGTTATCAACTTACTACTCATGAAGACGAAATAACAACGGCTCCTCGATTATCATTCATGTTTCCATCGTCACTTGGAAGGGACTACGACCCGGGTGATTGGGGAATTCAGTTTAATCTTCCTATAAGCAAAAGAATGAGCAACGACTTCATAACGCATATAAATGCAGGGATGACGTGGTTGCCAAATGCAATAATCCATGGGTACACAACCCATGATGGAGGTCAAGCAACGGCTCAAAGAGCTTTGTTCTCTTACAACATCGGCGCAAGTCTCATCTACCTTGCAGATGAGAAATACAATTTCATGCTGGAAGTTGCAGATAACATCAATGCAAACTTTGACACAAACGGAGATGTAGTTTATGAAAACGAACTCATCATCAGCCCCGGCTTCCGGTATGCGATTGATACGAACTCACTGCAATGCGTTCCGGGCATCGCCGTTCCAATCAGAATTTCCGAAGAGATGACAAATGTCGGATTGTTTTTCTATCTTTCTTTCGAGCATCCATTCTTAATGTAAACATCATAACTAATGAAACTTCAACTTACTGTACTATTCTTTTTCTTTACTGTTCTCTTCTCACTCTCGCTTCAATCGCAGACAATTCCACTCAAAGGAGTTGTCCGTGATGCTGATTCATTCGAACCTCTGACCGGCGCATC includes:
- a CDS encoding transporter, giving the protein MKKYPILVLIILSNILCFSQETETQFSDAIEDNSFFIEEAYNQEDGVVQHIFNSTYFTSPEEEFVFTFTQEWWVVNQTHQFSYTIPYSLESRSIEEPGDILLNYRYQLTTHEDEITTAPRLSFMFPSSLGRDYDPGDWGIQFNLPISKRMSNDFITHINAGMTWLPNAIIHGYTTHDGGQATAQRALFSYNIGASLIYLADEKYNFMLEVADNINANFDTNGDVVYENELIISPGFRYAIDTNSLQCVPGIAVPIRISEEMTNVGLFFYLSFEHPFLM